A single window of Triplophysa rosa linkage group LG20, Trosa_1v2, whole genome shotgun sequence DNA harbors:
- the b3galt6 gene encoding beta-1,3-galactosyltransferase 6 — MNLVRLVCRHKTALALIVLFLFAVVLLFLAKCTSETLKPAESPGMAPRAESRQKHTEVSPRIKELSAFLVVLITTGPKYTERRSIIRSTWLTKQDPDVLYWFVIGTEGLPAEDLQNLGTEQVRHHDLLLLPDLRDSYENLTQKLLHMYSWLDRNVDFKFVLKADDDTFARLDLLKEELKTKEPSRLYWGFFSGRGRVKAAGKWKESAWELCDYYLPYALGGGYVLSSDLVHYVGLNVGFLKTWQSEDVSLGAWLAPVDVKRLHDPRFDTEYKSRGCSNKYLVTHKQSLEDMLEKHQTLQRDGRLCKEEVKLRLSYIYDWSVPPSQCCQRKDGIP, encoded by the coding sequence ATGAATTTGGTCCGTCTAGTGTGTCGTCATAAGACAGCCCTGGCACTCATTGTCCTCTTCCTGTTCGCCGTCGTCCTCCTTTTCCTCGCCAAATGTACATCTGAGACACTCAAGCCAGCCGAATCCCCCGGGATGGCACCACGGGCCGAGTCACGACAGAAGCACACAGAAGTTTCGCCTCGTATCAAAGAGCTCTCAGCTTTTCTAGTTGTTCTCATCACCACGGGCCCAAAGTACACAGAGCGTCGCAGTATTATCCGAAGCACCTGGCTGACTAAACAGGACCCTGATGTTCTCTACTGGTTCGTCATCGGCACCGAGGGTCTACCGGCTGAGGACCTACAGAACCTCGGAACCGAGCAGGTCCGTCACCATGACCTCCTCCTGCTCCCTGACCTCCGGGACTCATATGAGAACCTCACGCAGAAGCTGCTTCACATGTACTCCTGGTTGGACCGAAACGTGGACTTTAAATTTGTCCTGAAGGCCGACGATGACACTTTTGCACGCTTGGATCTTCTCAAAGAGGAGTTGAAGACTAAAGAGCCCTCCCGTCTTTACTGGGGTTTCTTTTCTGGCCGTGGGAGAGTGAAAGCAGCCGGGAAGTGGAAGGAAAGCGCTTGGGAACTGTGTGATTACTACCTACCCTATGCTTTGGGTGGGGGTTACGTGCTTTCTTCTGATCTTGTGCACTACGTAGGACTGAACGTGGGGTTTCTGAAGACGTGGCAGAGTGAGGACGTGTCATTGGGGGCATGGCTTGCCCCCGTGGACGTGAAACGGCTTCACGATCCGCGCTTCGACACGGAGTATAAGTCGCGCGGATGCAGCAATAAGTATCTGGTCACTCACAAGCAGAGTTTAGAGGACATGTTGGAGAAACATCAGACGCTACAGAGGGACGGGCGTCTGTGCAAGGAGGAAGTCAAACTGAGGCTCTCTTATATTTACGACTGGAGCGTTCCACCTTCTCAGTGTTGCCAGCGGAAAGATGGCATCCCATGA